The following nucleotide sequence is from Saccharothrix texasensis.
ACGTCGTGGTGCTGGTCGAGGACCGCAGCCCGGACGTGCCGAGCCTGCTCGGGCTCTACCACGGCATCGCGCTGACCAGGCGGACCAGCGACTACGGCGGCGTGCTGCCGGACCGGATCTACATCTACCGCGAGGCGATCCTGGACATCTGCCGCACCGAGGAGGACGTGGTGGAGCAGGTCGTGGTCACCGTGGTCCACGAGATCGCGCACCACTTCGGCATCGACGACGCCAAGCTGCACGAGCTGGGCTGGGGCTGACCGGCCAGCCCTCGACCGGCACGCACTCCGCCGGCAGGCCCTTGCGCCAGTTAGCCGTCGACCACGTCGACGCCGGTCCACGAGGTGCAGCGCCAGCCGTCGCCGGCGCGGTCCAGGACGACCCGGCCGGTGTTGGGCAGCAGACCCGCCTCGGCCAGGGCGGGGCCCACGTTGCGGGCCAGCGCGAGCGCGCCCATCCGCAGCACCGCGCCGTGGCTGACCAGCACCACCGTGTCGCCGTCGCGGTGCCTGGCGGTGATCCGGTCCACCGCGGCCAGGCAGCGGTCGACGGCCTGGCGGCCGCTCTCGCCGCCGGGCAGCGGCACGTCCAGGTCGCCCGCGGCCCACTGCTTCACCGTGGCGATGAACTCCTCGAACGCCTCGCGGTCGTGCCGCCCTTCGAGGTCGCCGCAGAAGATCTCCTGCACGCCCTCCACGACCTCGACGTCCAGGCCGAACACCGCCGCCACGGGCGCCGCGGTCTCCTGCGCGCGCACCGCCGTGCTGGCGTACACGGCCGCCACGGGCTCGGCGGCCAGCTGCTCGGCCAGCGCGGCGGCCTGCGCCCGTCCCGCTTCCGTCAGCGGCGGACCGGGCGGCAGCGAGTCCAGCGCCATCTTCAGGTTCGACGCCGTCTCGCCGTGTCTGACCAGGATCAACCTCACGCGCCCTGCCCCCTCCGGACCGCGTCGACCCAGTCGGCCGCCGCCACGAACTCCTCGTTGCCGGCCACCGCACCACCCGGCTCGGCCTTCGGGTACGAGCCGAGGAACCGGGTGTGCGGGCAGTGCCGGTGCAGCGCGGCCAGCGCGTCGCCCACCCTCGGCTCGGCCACGTGGCCGTCGAAGTCGATGTAGAACCGGTACTCGCCGAGCCTGCCCTTGGTCGGCCGCGACTCGATGCGGGTCAGGTTGATGCCGCGCAGCGCCAGCTCCGTCAGCAGCTCCGACAGCGCGCCGATCCGGTCCGCCGCCGTGCAGACGACGGACGTGCGGTCGTGGCCGGTCGGCTCGGGCAGCTCGCCGGGCGGGCGGAGAAGCAGGAACCGGGTCTTCGCGTCCCGCACGTCGGCCACGTCGGTGGCCAGCACCTCCAGCGGGTAGTGCCGCACGGCCACCGGCGCGCTGACGGCGGCGTCGAACTCGTGGTTGAGCACAGCGCGCGCTGCGGCGGCGGTGGACGTCGCGGCGACGACCTTGGCCTCCGGCAGGTGCTCGGCGAGCCAGTGCCGCACCTGGGCCAGCGCGTGCGGGTGGCTGGCGACGGTGCGCACGGGCTCGCCGCCGGGCCGCACCAGCACGCTGAACCGCACCGGCAGCACCGCCTCGGCGACCGCGACCAGCGGCTCGCCCTCGGTCAGCGCGTCCATCGTCGCGGGCACCGCGCCCTCGACGGAGTTCTCCACCGGCACGCACGCCGACCGGGTTTCCCCGCGCCGGGTGGCGGCCAGGGCGGCGGGCACCGTCTCGAACGGCACCAGCTCCTGCTGCGGAGAGGCGAAGCCGCGTGCGGCCTGCTCGGTGAAGGTTCCCTGCGGTCCGAAGTAGGCGAGCACGGCCGCAACGATACGAGGACCACGTCCGGTGACTGTTGTTGAGGCGAGGATCACCCGCCCGGTGGGTGCCCGCCCCCGTTCCGCAGCAACGGGTTGTCCTGGAATGCTGGTGACGTGTCCGCCGCCGATACGGAGGGTGAGATCAACGCTCCGGTAGCAGTTCCCCGTCTGGTGTTGTGCGCCGTCGACGAACCGCTGGCCCGCGCCTGGCTCGCGGTGGCCGAGGGGCGCAGCGGCGTCGAGGTGCACCGGGGCTCGGTGCTCGACATCGTCGCCGAGGCCGTGGTGAGCCCCGCGAACTCCTCCGGCTGGATGCGGGGAGGCATCGACGCGGTCTACGCGCGTGCGTTCCCGCTGGTCGAGGGCAACGTGCGCAGTGCGGTGCTCGGGTTGCACGGCGGCGAGCTGCCGGTGGGCGAGGCGCTGGTCGTGCCGACCGGCGAGCCCGAGCCCGAGTGGCTGATCAGCGCGCCGACCATGCGGCAGCCCGGCGAGCTGCTGCCCGCGGACACCGTGCACCCGTACCTGGCCGCGCGGGCCGTGCTGCGGTTGTGGCTGGCCGGCCGGCTGGACGACGGACGCCCGCTGCGCGCGGTGGTGCGCACGATCGCCATGCCCGGTCTCGGCACCGGTGTCGGCGGCGTCGCGCCCGCCACGTGCGCGCGGCAGGTCGCGGCGGCGTGGGACGAGGTGTTCAGCCCACTGCCCAGCAGGTGACGCGTCAGACCGCTGGTTGTGCACAACCTGTGGACAGCCCGGCTGGGGCCTGTGGACAACTAGCGTGGCGCGACCCAGCGCTCCAGGTCCAGTTCGTCGGTGACGGGGATGCCGTAGTCGCCGACGCTGGGGATCTCCGGCTTGAGGCGGCGGGCTTCGCGCACCGCGTCGGGGCGCAGGGCGGCGAGCCGGAAGCCGCGGCGCTGGTAGAAGCGCAGGGCGTCGAGGTTGTCGTTGGTCGTGGTGAGCCGGACCCGGGAGCAGCCGAGCTGCCGCGCCCGGTGCACGGCGGCGTCGACCAGCGAGCTGCCGACACCCCTGCCTCGTCGCAGCGCGTCGATGGTGACGATCTCCAAGTGGCCGTCGGCGGCGGCGTAGGTGAGCAACCCGACGACGGTGTCCTGCTGTTCGACCAGGAACCCGGGCAGGCTCGCCGGGAAGAACACCTGGCCGTGGGCGACTGCGGTGTGCGCGCCCCACAGCTCAAGCACCAGCCTGCCGACGACGATCCGGTCGGCTTCCTCGATCGCGCGTACGAGCATCCCTGCACTGTCTTGGCGGGCGGGCGCGGTGGGTACCGGCATTCGACCTATGGTTGGTTCGTGCCCGTGCGAGTGTTGCTCGTGGACGACCACGAGGTGGTGCGCAGGGGGCTGCGCGAGTTGCTGGAGGACGAGGACGACATCTCGGTGGTCGCCGAGGCGGGCGGGGTGGACGAGGCCCTGGTCCGCGCGTCGGCGACCCGGCCCGACGTGGCCGTGGTGGACGTGCGGCTGCCCGACGGCGGCGGCGTGGAGCTGTGCCGTCGGCTGCGCGCCCTGGAGGACGGGCCGAAGTGCCTGGTGCTGACCGCGTTCGACGACGAGGAGGCGCTGGTCGGCGCGATCATGGCGGGCGCCTCGGGCTACCTGCTCAAGCAGGTGCGCGGGCAGGACCTGGTGACCGCCGTGCGCGAGGTGGCGGCCGGCCGGTCGCTGCTGGACCCGCAGACGACCTCCCGCGTCCTGGACCGCATGCGCCGCCCGGCCGAGGTGGACGTGCTGGACGCGCTGACCGAGCAGGAACGGCGGGTGCTCGACCTGATCGGCGAGGGCCTGACCAACCGCCAGATCGCCGAACGGCTGTTCCTGGCCGAGAAGACGGTGAAGAACTACGTCACCGCCGTGCTGTCGAAGCTGGGCATGGAACGCCGCACCCAAGCCGCCGCCTGGGTCGCCCGCCGCTCGCGCTAGGCGCTGACCGGCCGGTGGACGCCCGGTCAGCCGGTCAGCGGGACGTGCCAGGTGATCGTGGTGCCGGTGCGGGGCGAGGAGGTGAGCTCGCAGCCGCCCCCGGCGGCCAGGGCCCGTTCCTCCAGGTGCCGCAGGCCGCGCTTGGCGACGCCGCGCGGGATGCCGCAGCCGTCGTCGGCGACCTCCAGGTCCAGCCGGTCGGGTGTGCGGCGCAGCGTGATGCCGACCTGCCGGGCGCCCGAGTGCCGCACCACGTTCGACAACGCCTCGCGCAGCGCCGCGCGGGCGTGGTCGGCCAGGTCCGCGGGCACGTCCGCGACCTCCCCCTCGATCCGCACCTCCGGCTCGAACCCCAGCAGCTCGCCCGCCGTGCGGGCCTCCGCCAGCACCGAGCCCTTCAGGTCGACGTCGGCGGGTTTGCCGGGGTCCGCGCTCCGCAGCGCCCGCACGGTGGCGCGGACCTCCGCCATGGTCTGGTCGAGCTGGTCCACGCAGTCGGCCAGCCGCCGCGCCTCCCGGCCTTCGAGCTTGAGCCGCCGGTCGAGCAGGTCGAGCTGCACACCGGTCGCGTACAGCCGCTGGATGATCACGTCGTGCAGATCGCGGGCGATGCGCTCGCGCTCCTGGTAGACGGCTATCCGCTGCCGCGCGGTCGACCCCTCGGCCAGCACGACGGCCAGCCCGGCCTGCGCGGCGAACGCGGCCAGCACCTCGACGGTGTCCGGGCTGAACGGTCGCCCGCCCTTGCGCCGGTACACCGCCAGCGCGCCGATCCGGCGCTCCTTGGTGCCGAACGGCGCGACCGCGAACGGCCCGTACCCGCGCAACGCCTTGGGCACGAACGGCGCGGTGCGCGGGTCGGTGGTGAAGTCGGCCGCGACCACGGGCACGCCCGTCCGCGCCGCCCGCGCCGCCGACGAACGGCTCGACAGCACGACGCCCACCGGGTCGTCGTCGCCCGAGGACGCCTCGACGGTCAGCGTGCCGTCGTCGGCGGTCACCATGGCGAGCCCGAGGTCCGCGCCGGCCAGGTCGACGGCGCTGCGCACCACGAGCGGCAGCACGGCGTCCGGGTCGTCGCCGGCCAGGGCGGCCGAGGTGATCTCGGTCGACGCGGCGAGCACGCGGGCGGGGTCCACGGTGGTCAACGGTAGGCCCTGGCCCGCGTCCGCCCCTCGGTGACGTCCAGCACCAGGTCGGCGCGGGCGGCTTCGCCCGGCCGGTGGGTGATGTGGATGACGGTCTTGTCCCGCAGCACGTCGTCCAGGCGCGCCAGCAGCGCGGCGGCGGTCGGCTCGTCCAGGTGGGCGGTCGGCTCGTCGAGGAGCACCAGGTCGGCGTCGTAGAGCAGGGCGCGGGCCAGCGCGACCCGCTGCGCCTCGCCACCCGACAGCAGCGTCGGGCCGATCACGGTGTCCAGGTCGAGCCGGACCCCCGCCACGTCCAGCGCCCACCGCAACCGCTCGTCGTCCGCCCGCGGGTCGCCCAGCCGCAGGTTCTCGCGGACCGTGGTGGAGACCAGCATCGGCTCCTGCGGGCACCACGCCACCCGGTCGGGCCGCCAGACCAGGCCGCGCTCCGGCTCGATGAACCCCAGCAGCAACGCGAACAGGCTCGACTTGCCCGCCCCCGACGGACCCACCACGGCCACCTTCGCGCCGGCCGGCAGGTCGAACGACACCCGTTCCAGGACCGGTTCCGCGCTGCCCGGCCACGTCACCGTGACGCCTTCGAGGCCGACCGCGCCACCGACCGCGCCCCGCTCCACCCGCGAAACCCGGGAGCCGTGCGAGCCCTGCGAGCCGTGCGTCGGCGTCGACCGGTCGACGATCCGGCCGTACGACTCGCGCAACGCCCCGCGGTGCTGCGCGGCGGTGGGCAGCGTGCTCAACACCTCGGCCAGCGCCGACGGCACCAGGCCGAGCACGGGCACGAGCAGCGGGTCGACACCGCCGGCCAGGCCGATGCACACCGCCGCGGCCAGCCCGGTCGTCAGGTGCACGATCCCGATCGCCGCGCCCGCGCCGAAGGCCTGCCGACGGGCCTGCCGGGCCAGGTCCGCGTCCAGCCGCGCCAGGTCGGCGCGCACCCGGCGATCGGCCCCGAACGCGATCAGGTCCGGTGCGGCGGTGAGCAGGGTCAGCACCTGCTCCGACACGTGCCGCCGCCCCCTGGCGAGCACCGCCGTGGCCCGGCGTTCGGTGAGCACCGCGACGGCCGGTGCCAGCGTGCCGCCGACGACCAGCGCCACCGCCAGCGCGAGGCCCGCCACCGGCTCGATCACCGCGAACAACGTCACCGCCGCGACCGACACGCCCACCGCGATCAGCGGCGGTTGCAGCACCCGCGGCACCAGGTCGCGGACCGTGTCGACGTCGTCCACCAGCCGGGTGAGCTCGGCCTGACCGGGCCGCAGACCGCGCCACAGCCGGACCCGCGCCGCCTCGGCGTGCCGGAACGCGGCGTCGTGCGACACCAGCCGCTCCAGGTACCGGAACGCGCCCTTGGCCAGTGCGAACGTCCGCACGCCCACCACCAGCACCGACAGCGTCAGGATCGGCGGCTGGGTGGCCGCCTTCGCGATCAGGTGGGCCGCGAACGCCGTCAGCGCGACCCCGCTCAACGACGCCGCCGCGCCCAGCAGCGCCCCGGCCAGCAGCCTCCGGGTCGGCCGCGGCGTCCGCGGGACCACCGGCCGGTCGGCCGCGGCCCGGACCTCACGGGCCGCCGCGGCCTCCTCGGCCCGCTCGCCCACCAGCCGGTGGGTGGCCAGCACGACCGCCGCGCCGTCGGCGGCGGCCCGGTGCACGGCGGCCATCACCTTCGCGGCCGTCGCCGGGTCGAGGTGCGCGGTGGGCTCGTCCAGCAGCAGCACCTTCGCGCCGTCCCGCACCCGCGTCAGCGCGCGCGCCACCGCGACCCGCTGCCGCTCGCCGGTGGACAGCTCCGCGATCGGCCGCGCCACCAGGTGCTCCGCCGCCACCGACGCCAGGACGTCGTGGTCGACCCGTCCCGCGGTCAGCTCCAGCTCGTCGGCCACCGTCCGCCCGGCGAACGCGGGCCGCTGCGGCACCCAGGCGATGGCCGACCGGTCGACCGCGACCGACCCGCCGTCCGCTTCCACGAACCCCAGCAGCACCCCGAACAACGTCGACTTGCCCGCGCCGCTGGGCGAGTCGAGCCGGTGGACCTCCCCGGGCCGCACCCGGAACCCGACCCCGTCCGGCGCGAACCGCTCCCGCCGCCGGACGCGCAGGTCCCGGACCTCCACCCCCACCACCGGCGTCGACCCGGCCACAGCCGAAGCCGTGGTCGAGGTCGCGCCGGGAGCCGGGATCTCTGCGACCCGCCGCACGGCCTCCACCCCGTCCTCCGACGCGTGGTGGGCCGCGCCCGCCGCCCGCAGCGGCAGGTAGCACTCCGGCGCGAGGATCAACACCACCAGGCCCGTGACCAGCGTCATCTCCCCCGACACCAGCCGCAGCCCGATCCCCACCGCGATCAGCGCCACCGACAGCGACGCCACGATCTCCAGCACCAACGCCGACAGGAACGCCACCCGCAGCGTCCCCATGGTCGCCCGCCGGTACCGCTCGCCCACCTCCCGCACGGCCGACGCCTGGGCCGCCGCGCGCCCGAACGCGGTCAGCACCGGCAACGCCCGCACCAGCTCCGCCAACCGCCCCGACAGCCGCTCCAGCGCCGACGCCGCCGCGGCCACCCGGTCGGCGGTGAACCGGCCGATCAGGATCGCGAACACCGGGATCAGCGGCAGCGTCACCGCGATCAGCACGGCCGACGTCGGATCGGTGAGGAAGATCCAACCGCCCACCGCCACCGGCACCACGGCCGTCGTCACCAACGCCGGCAGGTAGCGGGTGAAGTACGCGTCCAGCGCGTCCAGCCCCTTGGTCGCGAGCACCGCCAACGACGCCGGCCCCCGCGCCACGATCCACGACGGCCCCAGGCCCAGCGCCCGGTCCAGCACCGCCGCCCGCAGCTCCTCCTTCGCGCCCGCCGCCGCCCGCGCCGCCACCGACTCGGTCGCCCACGCCAGCCCCGCCCGCACCACGACCGCGCACGCCGGCACCCACAGCGACCCGCCGGTCACCAGCGCCGACGCCAGCGCCACCGCCTGCCACACCAGCGCGACCGCCGTCAGCGCGGCCAGCGCCGCGCACCAGGCCAACGCCCGGCGCGCCGAGCGCGAGAGCGCGGGCAGCGCGCCGAGCGGGCCTTTCCCCGGCTTCGTGGCGGAAGGGGCTCCGGGGAAGTTCACGGCACCTGCCCAGAAGAAACAGACCCAGAAGAAACAGACCCAGAAGAAACAGACCCAGAAGAAGCAGACCCAGAAGGGGCAGACGCGGAAGGGACGGACACAGCGGGGATGTGCCGGGTGCCGATCCGCTTGCGGAACACCCAGTACGTCCATCCCTGGTAGACGAGCACCGCGGGCGTGCCGAACGCGGCCACCCACGTCATCACGGTCAGCGTGTACGGGCTCGACGCCGCGCCCGCCACGGTCAGCGACCAGGCCGGGTCCAGGGTGGACGGCAGCACGTTCGGGTACAGCGCGCCGAACAGCGCCGCCACGGTCGCCGCCACCGCGACGCCCATCAACGCGAACGCCTGCCCCTCGCGCCGCAGCACCAGCCGCCCGTACGCGCCCAGCGCCGCCAGCGCCACCACGATCGACGCGCCCCACGTCCACGCCGACCCGAACCTCAGCTGCACGGTCAGCAGCAGCACCAGCAGGGGCAGCAACGCCACCGGCGCGACCTTCAGCGCCAGCGCGCGGGCCCGTTCCCGCACCTCCCCCTCGGTCTTCAGCGACAGGAACACCGCGCCGTGCACCAGGGCGTACCCGGCGACCGCCGCCGCGCCGAGCAGCGTCTCCCACCGGATCGAGGCGAACGGCGAGCCGACGCGGTCGCCCGCCGCGTCCAGCGGCATCCCGAACACGGTCGCCGACAGCAGCAGCCCGACCCCCAGCGGGGCCACCCACGAGCCGGCGACGATCACGGCGTCCCACGTCCGGCGCCACCGCGCCGAGTCGACCTTGCCGCGGTACTCGAACGCGACGCCGCGCCCGATCAGCGCCAGCAGGAACAGCACCAGCGGCAGGTACACCGAGCTGAACAGCGAGGCGTACCAGTCGGGGAACGCGGCGAACGTGGCGCCGCCCGCGACCAGCAGCCACACCTCGTTGCCGTCCCACACCGGCCCGATGGTGTTGATCAGCACCCGCCGCTCGCGCTCCGACCGGCCGAGGACGGGCAGCAGCATGCCGACGCCGAAGTCGAACCCCTCCAGGAACAGGTAGCCCAGCCACAGCAGGGCGATCACGCAGAACCAGAGCGTCTCCACGGCTCCCCCTCTCAGTAAGCGAACGTGAGGACGTCGTCGCGGTCGTCGTCACGCGACCCGTCGTCGTCGGGTTTTCGAGCCGGCAGCACGCCCGCGACCCCCGCGCGGACGTACCGCCGGATCAGGAACACCTCGACGCAGGCCAACACCCCGTAGACCAGCGTCAGGGCGACCAACGACGTCAACACCTCCCCCGGTGTCGACGACGACACGGCGCGGGCGGTGAACATCCACACCCCGTCCACCCCGCTCGGGTTCGGCACCACCACGAACGGCTGCCGACCCATCTCGGTGAAGATCCAGCCGAAGCTGTTGGCCAGGAACGGCGTCGCGATGCTGCCCAGCGCCAGCCACTTGAACCACCGGCCGCGGGGTGTCCGACCACCGCGCGTCAGCCACAGGACCAGGAGCCCGGCGCCGACCGCGAGCCCGCCGAACCCGATCATCAGCCGGAAGCCCCAGTAGGTGACCGGCAGGTTCGGCACGTAGTCGATCGGCTTGCCCGACAGCTCGCCCAGCTTCGGGTCGACCGGGTAGTTCGTCCCGTACTTC
It contains:
- a CDS encoding GAF domain-containing sensor histidine kinase, with translation MTTVDPARVLAASTEITSAALAGDDPDAVLPLVVRSAVDLAGADLGLAMVTADDGTLTVEASSGDDDPVGVVLSSRSSAARAARTGVPVVAADFTTDPRTAPFVPKALRGYGPFAVAPFGTKERRIGALAVYRRKGGRPFSPDTVEVLAAFAAQAGLAVVLAEGSTARQRIAVYQERERIARDLHDVIIQRLYATGVQLDLLDRRLKLEGREARRLADCVDQLDQTMAEVRATVRALRSADPGKPADVDLKGSVLAEARTAGELLGFEPEVRIEGEVADVPADLADHARAALREALSNVVRHSGARQVGITLRRTPDRLDLEVADDGCGIPRGVAKRGLRHLEERALAAGGGCELTSSPRTGTTITWHVPLTG
- a CDS encoding macro domain-containing protein, with protein sequence MSAADTEGEINAPVAVPRLVLCAVDEPLARAWLAVAEGRSGVEVHRGSVLDIVAEAVVSPANSSGWMRGGIDAVYARAFPLVEGNVRSAVLGLHGGELPVGEALVVPTGEPEPEWLISAPTMRQPGELLPADTVHPYLAARAVLRLWLAGRLDDGRPLRAVVRTIAMPGLGTGVGGVAPATCARQVAAAWDEVFSPLPSR
- the cydD gene encoding thiol reductant ABC exporter subunit CydD, which codes for MNFPGAPSATKPGKGPLGALPALSRSARRALAWCAALAALTAVALVWQAVALASALVTGGSLWVPACAVVVRAGLAWATESVAARAAAGAKEELRAAVLDRALGLGPSWIVARGPASLAVLATKGLDALDAYFTRYLPALVTTAVVPVAVGGWIFLTDPTSAVLIAVTLPLIPVFAILIGRFTADRVAAAASALERLSGRLAELVRALPVLTAFGRAAAQASAVREVGERYRRATMGTLRVAFLSALVLEIVASLSVALIAVGIGLRLVSGEMTLVTGLVVLILAPECYLPLRAAGAAHHASEDGVEAVRRVAEIPAPGATSTTASAVAGSTPVVGVEVRDLRVRRRERFAPDGVGFRVRPGEVHRLDSPSGAGKSTLFGVLLGFVEADGGSVAVDRSAIAWVPQRPAFAGRTVADELELTAGRVDHDVLASVAAEHLVARPIAELSTGERQRVAVARALTRVRDGAKVLLLDEPTAHLDPATAAKVMAAVHRAAADGAAVVLATHRLVGERAEEAAAAREVRAAADRPVVPRTPRPTRRLLAGALLGAAASLSGVALTAFAAHLIAKAATQPPILTLSVLVVGVRTFALAKGAFRYLERLVSHDAAFRHAEAARVRLWRGLRPGQAELTRLVDDVDTVRDLVPRVLQPPLIAVGVSVAAVTLFAVIEPVAGLALAVALVVGGTLAPAVAVLTERRATAVLARGRRHVSEQVLTLLTAAPDLIAFGADRRVRADLARLDADLARQARRQAFGAGAAIGIVHLTTGLAAAVCIGLAGGVDPLLVPVLGLVPSALAEVLSTLPTAAQHRGALRESYGRIVDRSTPTHGSQGSHGSRVSRVERGAVGGAVGLEGVTVTWPGSAEPVLERVSFDLPAGAKVAVVGPSGAGKSSLFALLLGFIEPERGLVWRPDRVAWCPQEPMLVSTTVRENLRLGDPRADDERLRWALDVAGVRLDLDTVIGPTLLSGGEAQRVALARALLYDADLVLLDEPTAHLDEPTAAALLARLDDVLRDKTVIHITHRPGEAARADLVLDVTEGRTRARAYR
- a CDS encoding metallopeptidase family protein, with the translated sequence MPVEMTRQRFEELVGEALDLIPPDFAAAMNNVVVLVEDRSPDVPSLLGLYHGIALTRRTSDYGGVLPDRIYIYREAILDICRTEEDVVEQVVVTVVHEIAHHFGIDDAKLHELGWG
- the cydB gene encoding cytochrome d ubiquinol oxidase subunit II yields the protein METLWFCVIALLWLGYLFLEGFDFGVGMLLPVLGRSERERRVLINTIGPVWDGNEVWLLVAGGATFAAFPDWYASLFSSVYLPLVLFLLALIGRGVAFEYRGKVDSARWRRTWDAVIVAGSWVAPLGVGLLLSATVFGMPLDAAGDRVGSPFASIRWETLLGAAAVAGYALVHGAVFLSLKTEGEVRERARALALKVAPVALLPLLVLLLTVQLRFGSAWTWGASIVVALAALGAYGRLVLRREGQAFALMGVAVAATVAALFGALYPNVLPSTLDPAWSLTVAGAASSPYTLTVMTWVAAFGTPAVLVYQGWTYWVFRKRIGTRHIPAVSVPSASAPSGSASSGSVSSGSVSSGSVSSGQVP
- a CDS encoding histidine phosphatase family protein, translating into MRLILVRHGETASNLKMALDSLPPGPPLTEAGRAQAAALAEQLAAEPVAAVYASTAVRAQETAAPVAAVFGLDVEVVEGVQEIFCGDLEGRHDREAFEEFIATVKQWAAGDLDVPLPGGESGRQAVDRCLAAVDRITARHRDGDTVVLVSHGAVLRMGALALARNVGPALAEAGLLPNTGRVVLDRAGDGWRCTSWTGVDVVDG
- a CDS encoding response regulator, translated to MPVRVLLVDDHEVVRRGLRELLEDEDDISVVAEAGGVDEALVRASATRPDVAVVDVRLPDGGGVELCRRLRALEDGPKCLVLTAFDDEEALVGAIMAGASGYLLKQVRGQDLVTAVREVAAGRSLLDPQTTSRVLDRMRRPAEVDVLDALTEQERRVLDLIGEGLTNRQIAERLFLAEKTVKNYVTAVLSKLGMERRTQAAAWVARRSR
- the pheA gene encoding prephenate dehydratase, coding for MLAYFGPQGTFTEQAARGFASPQQELVPFETVPAALAATRRGETRSACVPVENSVEGAVPATMDALTEGEPLVAVAEAVLPVRFSVLVRPGGEPVRTVASHPHALAQVRHWLAEHLPEAKVVAATSTAAAARAVLNHEFDAAVSAPVAVRHYPLEVLATDVADVRDAKTRFLLLRPPGELPEPTGHDRTSVVCTAADRIGALSELLTELALRGINLTRIESRPTKGRLGEYRFYIDFDGHVAEPRVGDALAALHRHCPHTRFLGSYPKAEPGGAVAGNEEFVAAADWVDAVRRGQGA
- a CDS encoding GNAT family N-acetyltransferase; the protein is MLVRAIEEADRIVVGRLVLELWGAHTAVAHGQVFFPASLPGFLVEQQDTVVGLLTYAAADGHLEIVTIDALRRGRGVGSSLVDAAVHRARQLGCSRVRLTTTNDNLDALRFYQRRGFRLAALRPDAVREARRLKPEIPSVGDYGIPVTDELDLERWVAPR